A stretch of Parvimonas micra DNA encodes these proteins:
- a CDS encoding ABC transporter ATP-binding protein, protein MFLVVKNLNKSYGTNENKISVLKDINFSLEKGALCTLLGPSGSGKSTLLNAIGGLEKIDSGSITINNCEISSLKQNPLSNFRRKYLGFIFQFYNLIPDLTVTENIQVGSFIHNDPMDIEKLIKDLGLWEHKNKYPRQLSGGQQQRCAIGRALIKKPEILLCDEPTGALDYKTSKDILSLLQRINNEYKTTIILATHNEEITKMSNITIRLKDGIICQEIENDNVMDAQELEW, encoded by the coding sequence ATGTTTTTAGTTGTAAAAAATTTAAACAAATCTTATGGAACAAATGAAAATAAAATTTCCGTTTTAAAAGATATAAATTTTTCTTTAGAAAAAGGTGCACTTTGTACTCTATTAGGACCATCTGGTTCAGGAAAATCAACATTACTTAATGCTATTGGCGGACTTGAAAAAATTGACAGCGGGTCGATAACGATAAATAATTGTGAAATTTCAAGTTTAAAACAAAATCCCCTTTCAAATTTTAGAAGAAAATATTTAGGTTTTATTTTTCAATTTTATAATCTGATTCCAGATTTAACTGTAACAGAAAATATTCAAGTAGGTTCTTTTATACACAATGACCCTATGGATATTGAAAAATTAATAAAAGATTTAGGTTTATGGGAACATAAAAATAAATATCCAAGACAATTATCAGGTGGACAACAACAAAGATGTGCAATAGGTCGTGCTTTAATAAAAAAACCTGAAATATTACTTTGTGATGAGCCTACAGGTGCTTTAGATTATAAAACTTCAAAAGATATTTTATCCCTACTTCAAAGAATAAATAATGAATATAAAACTACAATTATTCTTGCAACTCATAATGAAGAAATAACAAAGATGTCTAATATTACAATAAGGCTAAAAGATGGAATTATATGTCAAGAAATTGAAAATGACAATGTAATGGATGCACAAGAATTGGAGTGGTAA